DNA from Sulfurimonas xiamenensis:
TTTTTTACGGCGGTTTGACTCGTTCTAAAAATGTGCTTAATACTATAAGCATGAGTTTGGGTGCTTATGCTGTTGGAACATTGGTATGGATTTTAGTCGGTTACTCCATTGCTTTTGGAGAAGGTGATATCATTGGCAGCGGCAAGGTGCTTTTATCCGGGATTACTTCTGATACATTAAGCGGAACTATTCCTGAACTTCTTTTTGTGGCTTTTCAAGGAACTTTTGCGGCGATTGCAGTTGCAATTGCAAGCGGTTCTATGATAGAGAGAGTAAAGTTTTCTACTTATATTTTATTTGCAGCCTTATGGATAATTGTTGTTTACGCACCGATTACTCACTGGGCATGGGGTGGAGGAGAGACTCTGCATTTTAATGAAATGGATTTTGCGGGAGGAACGGTTGTTCATCTTAATGCAGGTGTCGCAGGTTTGGTAGTAGCTTTGATACTTGGACGAAGAAAAGATTACGGTAAAGTTGCTATAAAACCTTTTTCTCCGATTTTAGTATCTCTTGGTGCGGCACTGCTCTGGTTTGGATGGTTTGGTTTTAATGCAGGATCTCAGTTGGCTGCAGACGGTATTGCCGCATCCGCATTTTTGGTTACAAATGTTGCTGCATCACTCGGTGTTATAGGCTGGGTTATAACTGAGTGGCTGATTTATAAAAAAGCTACCATAGTTGGAGGTGCATCAGGTGCTGTTGCAGGTTTGGTTGCAATTACTCCCGCTTCTGGAAGTGCCGGTGTAGAAGGTGCTATTATCATCGGCTTAGTGGGTGGTATTGTTGGCTTTTTTGGCGTTACAAAACTTAAAAATATGTTTAAAGTTGATGATGCGCTGGATGCTTTTTGGATTCATGGTTTAGTTGGTATCTGGGGGTCAGTTGCTACAGCACTGTTTATAGCATCTTATGCAATGCCTGCGGAGTATAATATGGCTTCACAGCTAATAAATCAGCTAAAAGCTATCTCTTTGACAATAGTTTATAGTGCTGCTGCAACTGCAGTCGTTTATTTTGTCTCTTCAAAGCTGACAGGAGGTGGCAGAGTTGATGAAGAGAGCGAAAGCATAGGGCTTGATGAAACTCTTCATGGAGAGAAGGCGTTAAATATTTGATGTCTAACATTAAAATGAGCTCATCTATTTTAATGACAGGGACAATTTGTCCCTACAACATCCTAAAGCTACGAAAAAACGGAGTTTTTAGAGAATTACAAAAAATGTAAAATTGGATTTTTGTTGATTAAAACCATAAAAATGGTTACAATTTTAAACTTAATTTGGAGATATTGTTATGAAAAAAATAGAAGCGGTTATAAAGCCATTTAAATTAGAAGATGTAAAAGATGCTTTGGCTGAAATTGGGGTTACAGGTATGACTGTAAGTGAAGTAAAAGGTTATGGTCGCCAAAAGGGGCATAGCGAACTTTATCGCGGTGCCGAATATGTTGTGGATTTTCTTCCGAAAATAAAGATGGAGATGGTAGTCGAAGATGATAGTGTTGAAGAGGTGACAAATACTATCGTAGAGGCTGCTAGAACTGGAAAAATAGGTGATGGAAAAATCTTTGTAACAGATATTGAAAAAATAATTCGTATTCGTACGGGTGAAACAGACAGCGAAGCTATATAACTAACCTAATCCTGTTAGAGCGGATTTTATCCATTTTAAGGATAGAAGTTAAACATCTCTAGCAACTTTTTGTCTGAAAAAAATTGATTAAAAATTAATCAATGAAAAAATAATAAACGCTGTTTCTAAGCTATAATTTTTTTTAAATTTTAAAGGATATTATATGCTAGAGACAGATTTTAAATATATTCTCGATACTTTCTTTACCCTTTTTACAATGACACTAATTATTTTTATGGTTCCTGGTTTTGCTATGCTTGAAGCAGGTTTGGTTCGTACTAAAAATGTTTCAGCAGTTCTTACGACAAATGTGATGATTTATGCGGTTGCTTCTTTGGCTTTTTTACTTGTTGGTTATAAACTTGCTTTTGGAAATTGGGATAGTGTTTCAAGCAGTATATGGGCTGTTTTTATGTTTCAGATGGCTTTTGTGGGTAAAACAGTAAATATTATGAGCGGCGGCGTTAGTGAACGCGTACGCATAATTCCTTTAGCCATTTTTACGGTTGTAATGGGCGCTGTTATATATCCTCTTGTAGTAAACATCAGCTGGGGTGCGGATGTAATTGCCGGAACTATATTTGATATTGATATATATGATTTGGCCGGCTCAACGGTTATCCATTCAACTGGAGGATGGGCTCTTTTAGCAGCGTTATTTATTGTGGGTCCTAGAAAGGGTCGTTATATTGATGGAAAAATAAGAGTTATTCCTGCTTCAAATATTCCGCTTGTTGTGCTTGGGGCTCTTTTGCTTTGGATCGGATGGTTTGGATTTAACGGCGGGAGTATCGGTTCAATCTCTAGTGTAGAAAATGCAAATAGTGTTGCAAAAACAATTATGAATACAAATACCGCCGGTCTTGCAGGCGCTATAATTGTTGGAATTATAATGTATATCAAATATAAACTTTTTGATATTACTATGATTTTAAACGGAGCTTTAGGGGGGTTGGTTGCCATAACTGCTGCTCCAAATCTTTATGATATGT
Protein-coding regions in this window:
- a CDS encoding ammonium transporter translates to MKRYIFMLLMLPSLTFADELLSSGDTAWMLVATAFVMLMTPAGLALFYGGLTRSKNVLNTISMSLGAYAVGTLVWILVGYSIAFGEGDIIGSGKVLLSGITSDTLSGTIPELLFVAFQGTFAAIAVAIASGSMIERVKFSTYILFAALWIIVVYAPITHWAWGGGETLHFNEMDFAGGTVVHLNAGVAGLVVALILGRRKDYGKVAIKPFSPILVSLGAALLWFGWFGFNAGSQLAADGIAASAFLVTNVAASLGVIGWVITEWLIYKKATIVGGASGAVAGLVAITPASGSAGVEGAIIIGLVGGIVGFFGVTKLKNMFKVDDALDAFWIHGLVGIWGSVATALFIASYAMPAEYNMASQLINQLKAISLTIVYSAAATAVVYFVSSKLTGGGRVDEESESIGLDETLHGEKALNI
- a CDS encoding P-II family nitrogen regulator, which codes for MKKIEAVIKPFKLEDVKDALAEIGVTGMTVSEVKGYGRQKGHSELYRGAEYVVDFLPKIKMEMVVEDDSVEEVTNTIVEAARTGKIGDGKIFVTDIEKIIRIRTGETDSEAI
- a CDS encoding ammonium transporter, translating into MLETDFKYILDTFFTLFTMTLIIFMVPGFAMLEAGLVRTKNVSAVLTTNVMIYAVASLAFLLVGYKLAFGNWDSVSSSIWAVFMFQMAFVGKTVNIMSGGVSERVRIIPLAIFTVVMGAVIYPLVVNISWGADVIAGTIFDIDIYDLAGSTVIHSTGGWALLAALFIVGPRKGRYIDGKIRVIPASNIPLVVLGALLLWIGWFGFNGGSIGSISSVENANSVAKTIMNTNTAGLAGAIIVGIIMYIKYKLFDITMILNGALGGLVAITAAPNLYDMYTPILIGFVGGALVVFAVAVFDKFKLDDPVGALSVHLVNGIWGTLAVGIFVDNVSFISQLKGVIVVGIFTFSLSFAVIYIINRLFKFRANDEAQLIGMDINECGVESYPEFKRAI